The Fructilactobacillus myrtifloralis genome contains a region encoding:
- a CDS encoding enolase C-terminal domain-like protein, translated as MKIDQIKLRPLTLQLKRPFSTNHGQMTERPLILIEINMTNGVTGYGEVQALPDATYAPQTQAAAQAELEQGLPFLVKRSFQTPKDLQRQLAKFTSFARAGVEMAIWDAYGKLLHEPLAQLLGNPVQLVPVSVALGIQKNYQQTIRLADQELAAGYRRLKLKTKDPKTTLTLVHKLGIAFPHQLISFDANAAFAPSPTTTDLLQQLDAAGLSLIEEPLHDASWSTYANLQAQLPHLKISLDESINTLSDIQRAVQAQSAAAYTLKPSKLGGITQTMEAMRYLLNTPYLPWIGGMLGSGLGRSVDLALAAQLPQPIFPADIADSNHYFEQEIIKEPLTVKNGYLPVPTGAGIGVTLDWEAIQELQTGATSTFA; from the coding sequence ATGAAAATTGACCAAATTAAATTACGCCCCTTAACGTTACAGCTCAAACGTCCTTTTAGCACCAATCACGGTCAAATGACGGAGCGACCGCTGATCCTAATTGAAATAAACATGACGAACGGAGTGACGGGCTATGGTGAAGTCCAGGCTTTGCCGGACGCAACCTACGCGCCCCAAACCCAAGCAGCGGCACAAGCTGAACTAGAGCAAGGATTACCTTTTTTAGTGAAACGGAGCTTTCAAACCCCCAAAGATTTACAGCGTCAATTAGCTAAGTTCACCTCGTTTGCCCGAGCGGGGGTAGAAATGGCAATTTGGGATGCTTATGGAAAACTCCTGCACGAACCGCTGGCCCAGCTCCTCGGGAATCCCGTGCAACTAGTTCCCGTTAGCGTGGCTCTCGGAATTCAAAAAAACTACCAGCAAACGATCCGGTTAGCTGACCAAGAACTCGCCGCTGGTTACCGGCGCTTAAAATTAAAGACTAAGGATCCTAAGACGACCCTAACGCTCGTGCATAAATTAGGGATTGCGTTCCCGCACCAATTAATTTCATTTGATGCGAACGCTGCGTTTGCGCCCTCTCCAACCACTACGGACTTGTTACAACAGCTAGATGCCGCCGGTCTTAGTCTGATTGAAGAACCACTCCATGATGCTAGTTGGTCAACCTATGCTAACCTCCAAGCTCAGTTACCACATCTAAAAATTAGCCTTGATGAGAGTATCAACACCCTTTCCGATATCCAAAGGGCCGTGCAAGCGCAAAGCGCTGCAGCCTATACCCTAAAACCCAGTAAATTAGGGGGGATTACCCAAACAATGGAAGCCATGCGTTATCTCTTAAACACCCCTTATCTCCCGTGGATTGGAGGCATGTTAGGTAGCGGGCTCGGGCGTTCCGTTGATCTAGCTTTGGCAGCGCAACTCCCCCAACCGATTTTTCCTGCTGACATTGCTGATAGTAATCACTACTTTGAACAAGAAATCATTAAGGAACCCCTTACCGTTAAAAATGGATACCTTCCCGTACCAACAGGCGCTGGGATTGGGGTAACCCTTGATTGGGAAGCCATTCAAGAATTACAAACCGGCGCCACGAGTACCTTTGCCTAA